A portion of the Acidobacteriota bacterium genome contains these proteins:
- a CDS encoding sigma-70 family RNA polymerase sigma factor — protein MSAVSTSTWDELFQTHERFLWGLCYRLTGNAADADDLVQETFVRALKHPPARTDEPWRPWLVRVAVNLGRDLLRHRRRQPYEGAWLPAPIETGHESAPPAFEPADAAGNPAARYDMLESVSFAFLLALEALTPLQRAVLLLRDVFDYSLRETAAALGVSEANVKTTHLRARRAMRAYEQARCVPTRSLQQQAGQALERFLQCLRSNDVSGIETLLVDDVCGLSDGGGEFHAARKPIAGRDKVLLFYRTVVKQAGTNWRVEMRFLNGLPALVTEALVPQAGYAPRTAMLLGLDAERRINRVYSILATRKLKAVRGIEA, from the coding sequence ATGAGCGCAGTTTCGACTTCAACTTGGGATGAACTCTTTCAAACGCACGAACGCTTTTTGTGGGGCTTGTGTTACCGGCTGACCGGCAATGCGGCGGATGCGGACGATCTGGTGCAAGAGACCTTTGTGCGCGCGCTGAAGCATCCGCCCGCGCGCACCGACGAGCCGTGGCGTCCGTGGCTGGTGCGCGTGGCGGTCAATCTGGGCCGCGATCTGTTGCGGCACAGGCGGCGGCAGCCGTATGAAGGTGCGTGGTTGCCCGCGCCCATCGAAACGGGCCATGAAAGCGCGCCGCCCGCGTTTGAGCCGGCGGACGCAGCGGGCAATCCGGCGGCGCGCTATGACATGCTCGAAAGCGTTTCGTTTGCTTTTCTGCTGGCGTTGGAGGCATTGACGCCGCTGCAACGCGCGGTGTTGCTGTTGCGCGATGTCTTTGATTATTCGTTGCGCGAGACCGCCGCTGCCTTGGGCGTGAGCGAAGCCAACGTCAAGACGACGCATCTGCGCGCGCGCCGGGCCATGCGTGCTTACGAACAGGCGCGCTGTGTGCCGACGCGTTCATTGCAACAACAAGCCGGGCAGGCGCTCGAACGCTTCTTGCAATGTTTGCGCAGCAACGATGTCAGCGGGATTGAAACCTTGTTGGTGGATGATGTCTGCGGTTTGAGCGATGGCGGCGGCGAATTCCACGCGGCGCGCAAGCCCATTGCCGGGCGCGACAAAGTGCTGTTGTTTTATCGCACCGTGGTCAAACAGGCGGGCACGAATTGGCGTGTGGAAATGCGCTTTCTCAACGGCCTGCCCGCGCTGGTGACCGAAGCGCTTGTGCCGCAAGCGGGCTATGCGCCGCGCACGGCAATGCTGCTGGGGCTGGACGCCGAGAGGCGCATCAATCGTGTGTATTCGATTTTGGCGACGCGCAAATTGAAAGCGGTGCGGGGAATTGAAGCGTGA
- a CDS encoding NAD(P)/FAD-dependent oxidoreductase: protein MTQSKPVAIIGGGLAGLTAAVWLARAGTPVTVFEKSRHLGGRAMTETRGGFQFNLGPHALYAKGAAARILRELEIEFSGRVPALSGGYALEGGTRQTLPMGFTSMLTTGLLNLPAKLETAKLFGSIGKLNAQALQGVSVRTWLDETLQQPQTRAVAAAFLRLSTYANDAERLSAGAAISQLQLALAGGVLYLDGGWQTLVDKLRAAAEQAGARFVTGARVTQVEHNGVVQAIRLADGQRLPVAAAILATSPAEAGALLADGAQRAWAWTPTPSKLACLDVALQHLPDPRALFALGIDRPLYFSVHSATARLAPADSALIHVAMYLGNDSANAQALERELEGALDLLQPGWRAVLAERRFLPSMTAANALVTAAQGGYAGRPKADASGIRGVFLAGDWVGDEGMLADASVASGKRAAELIMQWHALAALAA, encoded by the coding sequence ATGACCCAATCAAAACCAGTAGCAATCATCGGCGGCGGGTTGGCCGGATTGACAGCCGCAGTCTGGCTGGCGCGCGCGGGCACGCCCGTCACCGTGTTTGAAAAGTCACGCCATCTGGGCGGCCGCGCCATGACCGAAACGCGCGGCGGCTTTCAATTCAATCTCGGCCCGCACGCGCTTTACGCCAAAGGTGCGGCGGCGCGCATCCTGCGCGAGTTAGAGATTGAATTCAGCGGGCGTGTGCCTGCGTTGTCAGGCGGCTATGCGTTGGAGGGCGGAACCAGGCAGACCTTGCCGATGGGCTTTACTTCGATGCTGACGACGGGATTGTTGAATCTGCCTGCCAAGCTGGAAACGGCCAAGCTGTTCGGTTCGATTGGCAAGCTCAATGCGCAAGCGTTGCAAGGCGTGAGCGTGCGCACCTGGCTCGACGAAACCTTGCAGCAGCCCCAAACGCGCGCCGTGGCCGCAGCGTTTTTGCGCTTGAGCACCTACGCAAACGATGCCGAGCGGCTGAGCGCGGGCGCGGCCATCTCACAATTGCAATTGGCGCTGGCGGGTGGCGTGCTCTATCTGGACGGCGGTTGGCAGACGTTGGTAGATAAGTTGCGGGCAGCGGCTGAACAAGCGGGCGCTCGCTTCGTCACGGGCGCGCGTGTAACGCAGGTTGAACATAACGGCGTGGTGCAAGCCATACGGTTGGCCGATGGCCAGCGCCTGCCTGTGGCAGCGGCGATTCTCGCCACGAGTCCGGCAGAAGCGGGGGCGTTGTTGGCAGATGGCGCACAACGCGCTTGGGCCTGGACACCGACTCCCTCCAAGCTGGCGTGTCTGGATGTTGCCTTACAGCACTTACCTGACCCACGCGCGCTGTTTGCCCTGGGCATTGATCGTCCGCTTTACTTTTCGGTGCATTCGGCGACGGCGCGCTTGGCTCCGGCAGATAGCGCGCTGATTCACGTGGCGATGTATCTGGGTAATGACTCGGCGAATGCACAGGCGCTTGAGCGTGAGTTGGAAGGCGCGCTTGATCTATTGCAACCGGGCTGGCGCGCCGTCTTGGCAGAGCGCCGCTTTTTGCCGAGCATGACGGCGGCGAACGCGTTGGTCACTGCCGCGCAAGGCGGTTATGCCGGACGGCCCAAGGCTGATGCTTCAGGCATACGCGGCGTCTTCCTGGCAGGCGATTGGGTTGGTGACGAAGGGATGTTGGCCGACGCCAGCGTGGCGAGCGGCAAACGCGCAGCGGAATTGATTATGCAATGGCACGCCCTTGCCGCGTTGGCAGCATAA